The following proteins come from a genomic window of Daphnia carinata strain CSIRO-1 chromosome 6, CSIRO_AGI_Dcar_HiC_V3, whole genome shotgun sequence:
- the LOC130702376 gene encoding U11/U12 small nuclear ribonucleoprotein 35 kDa protein-like: MSKFDQSWSPYAKVYDPIRVGSIDGTHTDPHDNGIIRACNASYHPNRLLKNNSERTLFIGRLDKDVMEKDLENLFSKYGTLENVTVVRDIVTGFSKRYAFVEFRSRHDCHLAKSKEQKTILKGKEILVDFECQNTLPGWIPRRLGGGFGGKKESGQLRFGCVDRPWKRPIQVVSHYSRMPKSDTEQRNAEFERDPQRFPPRISSHTKGGRKEHYSLHTKRTRNEKSCTPPRSLKRRRT, from the exons ATGTCGAAATTTGACCAAAGCTGGTCTCCGTATGCCAAAGTTTACGATCCTATCCGGGTAGGTAGTATTGATGGAACTCATACCGACCCACATGATAATGGAATCATAAGAGCTTGCAATGCTTCTTACCATCCAAATCGCCTGCTTAAAAACAATTCTGAACGGACACTCTTTATTGGTAGGCTAGACAAAGACGTAATGGAAAAGGATTTGGAAAAT CTATTTTCCAAGTATGGTACACTTGAGAACGTAACTGTTGTAAGGGATATTGTTACTGGATTCTCAAAAAGATATGCATTTGTTGAATTCAGAAGTAGGCATGATTGCCATCTGGCTAAAagtaaagaacaaaaaacaatattaaaaggaaaagaaatactaGTTGATTTTGAATGTCAAAACACACTCCCTGGATGGATTCCTCGAAGGCTTG GTGGAGGCTTTGGTGGTAAAAAAGAATCTGGGCAGTTACGTTTTGGTTGTGTAGACAGGCCATGGAAAAGGCCCATCCAAGTTGTGTCTCATTATAGTAGAATGCCCAAGTCCGACACCGAGCAACGTAATGCTGAATTCGAAAGAGATCCACAGCGTTTTCCGCCCAGAATTTCATCCCACACCAAAGGTGGAAGAAAAGAGCATTATTCGTTGCATACCAAAAGAACGCGGAATGAGAAATCCTGTACGCCCCCCAGAAGCTTGAAGCGTCGTAGAACTTGA
- the LOC130702382 gene encoding uncharacterized protein LOC130702382, with the protein MEVPVMVVLLCGVLIITIEAGVVTRLRRSPSSDKIANKFRIPHIALVGLVDQPVPTAIGIPQKTLYAPTSYGPPPLPVSYPAPAYPSPSYAPPSPSYMSPMMSYQSSYVPQQTPNQYYQSPMYMPPQTPYQAAQQPLATEPQQEQILPVPKPNGLANATDQVATKDFQMESTDLSLTDLRIDGTSQDKSSWETETSF; encoded by the exons ATGGAGGTCCCTGTTATG GTTGTCCTTTTGTGTGGAGTCTTGATAATTACTATTGAAGCTGGAGTTGTAACTCGTCTTCGTCGCTCTCCTTCCAGCGATAAAATTGCCAATAAATTCAGAATTCCGCACATTGCTTTGGTTGGTCTAGTCGATCAACCCGTACCAACGGCAATTGGTATCCCCCAGAAAACCCTTTACGCACCAACTTCTTATGGACCCCCACCACTTCCTGTTTCCTACCCAGCACCAGCGTACCCTTCACCTTCATACGCCCCTCCATCACCAAGTTATATGTCACCAATGATGTCATATCAATCGTCGTACGTACCACAACAGACACCGAACCAGTACTATCAGTCGCCAATGTACATGCCTCCACAGACACCCTATCAAGCCGCGCAACAGCCATTGGCAACTGAGCCCCAACAGGAGCAAATCCTTCCCGTGCCAAAACCCAATGGCTTAGCAAACGCTACAGACCAAGTGGCAACCAAAGATTTTCAGATGGAATCTACCGATTTATCCTTAACCGATTTGAGGATTGATGGTACTAGCCAGGACAAATCCAGTTGGGAAACCGAAActtctttttag
- the LOC130702361 gene encoding divergent protein kinase domain 2A-like → MRRRRRVISASEKLYSTLKMRFRTEIFKERISLESGEKQQLLESKGDISKNQKKESRFCCSIMTPILVWIAIFGVFSTALLRSAIPIYLNVADEKFLEIKKCPACFGVQLCPAFLTGDIVPETWSRYKATQLLNKRNVYFATFKDKHVVLKKLGHNAKLEQLDRHILEQSVGLLRRPIEQLSVSTAVRPYTHQNVWVDRVKDLQGNCSTLVHRLRNFDPASHDLRSNALEGSADLFQGSDLLICPSQRKLSYIENEFVKNNFGLYRLTCLYNLMTLLLLNSEPLIFQSFPANKGWPFPVYYGACGRVIVEEYVGPNLAQWLPDASLTERIDAALQMLKIADKFTNGTAGFRLYVTDLSLYNIAVSLDGILKIVDGENIVVVDLEKIENDRPNNFDVPYASDNAGCEHLPSDPHCVSYSEQDMCYRLYNDHNYFAVCRELFSPLDSFGLMNGLPDYILERFPLIHKYQSDCYSSSTPGAREEAAKNLISIYGEMVSTV, encoded by the exons ATGAGACGAAGGCGAAGGGTTATTTCGGCTTCTGAGAAGTTATATTCAACGTTGAAAATGCGTTTCCGAAcagaaattttcaaagaaaggaTTTCTTTAGAAAGTGGCGAAAAGCAGCAGCTGCTTGAAAGCAAAGGCGATATatcgaaaaatcaaaaaaaggaatcccgtttttgttgttcaataATGACACCAATACTAGTGTGGATAGCAATATTTGGTGTTTTTTCAACCGCCCTCCTTAGGTCAGCCATTCCCATATACCTTAATGTGGCAGATGAGAAGTTTCtggaaatcaaaaaatgtCCTGCATGCTTTGGAGTTCAGCTGTGTCCCGCTTTCCTTACTGGTGATATTGTGCCAGAGACGTGGTCAAGATACAAAGCAACTCAGTTActcaataaaagaaatgtttattttgccACTTTCAAGGATAAACAT GTTGTGCTAAAAAAGCTAGGCCATAATGCAAAACTTGAACAGCTTGATCGTCATATACTAGAGCAATCAGTAGGACTCCTCAGAAGACCAATTGAGCAGCTGAGCGTGTCGACAGCTGTTCGTCCGTACACGCATCAGAATGTGTGGGTAGACCGGGTAAAGGATTTGCAAGGAAATTGCAGTACGCTTGTTCATCGTTTACGCAACTTTGACCCTGCATCTCATGATCTAAGGAGTAATGCGCTAGAGGGATCCGCCGATCTGTTCCAAGGAAGTGACTTGTTAATTTGCCCTTCACAACGCAAGCTGAGTtatattgaaaatgaattcgTAAAGAATAATTTTGGACTTTACCGCTTAACTTGTCTGTATAATTTGATGACCTTACTACTACTCAATTCAGAGCCCTTAATTTTTCAG TCTTTTCCGGCCAACAAAGGATGGCCTTTTCCTGTCTACTACGGGGCGTGCGGTCGAGTGATAGTAGAAGAATATGTCGGACCAAACCTAGCACAGTGGCTACCTGACGCCTCTTTGACTGAACGCATTGATGCGGCTCTGCAGATGTTAAAAATTGCTGACAAATTCACGAACGGGACTGCTGGTTTCAGACTGTATGTCACTGATTTAAGTCTCTATAATATAGCCGTTAGTTTGGATGGAATACTGAAGATCGTGGACGGTGAAAATATAGTAGTCGTCGATttagaaaaaatcgaaaatg ATCGGCCAAACAATTTTGACGTTCCTTATGCGAGTGATAATGCCGGTTGTGAACATTTACCTTCCGATCCCCACTGCGTGAGCTATAGTGAGCAAGATATGTGTTATCGTCTCTATAACGACCACAACTACTTTGCCGTGTGCCGAGAACTGTTTTCACCCCTGGATAGCTTTGGATTGATGAACGGTTTACCCGATTACATCCTAGAACGTTTCCCGCTTATTCACAAGTATCAGTCCGACTGCTATTCATCTTCAACTCCTGGAGCACGAGAGGAGGCGGCTAAGAATCTTATCTCAATCTACGGAGAGATGGTTTCAACCGTCTAG